One Tamlana carrageenivorans genomic region harbors:
- a CDS encoding MlaE family ABC transporter permease has protein sequence MKYLHNIGTYFLMIAEMFRKPTKWSVMKKLILKDIDDLIIGSLGIVAFISFFVGGVVTIQTALNIDNPLIPKYLVGFATRQSILLEFAPTFVSIVMAGKVGSFITSSIGTMRVTEQIDALEVMGINSINYLVFPKFISLMLYPFLICIGMFLGIVGGLVACMYGGFSAPEDYITGVQLDFNPFHITYAFIKTCVFAFLLATIPSYHGYYMKGGALEVGKASTTSFVWTSVFIILLNYLLTQMLLS, from the coding sequence TTGATGATTGCCGAAATGTTTCGCAAACCAACGAAGTGGAGCGTTATGAAGAAGCTGATATTAAAAGATATAGACGACTTGATTATCGGATCTTTAGGAATCGTAGCTTTTATATCCTTTTTTGTTGGCGGGGTAGTTACTATACAAACGGCATTGAATATTGACAATCCGTTAATCCCGAAATACCTGGTTGGATTTGCAACCAGACAATCCATTTTACTAGAATTTGCCCCCACCTTCGTATCGATAGTTATGGCTGGTAAAGTAGGTTCGTTTATCACTTCTAGTATTGGTACTATGCGAGTTACAGAGCAAATTGATGCTTTAGAAGTCATGGGGATTAACTCGATTAACTACCTTGTTTTTCCGAAGTTTATTTCCCTGATGCTATATCCGTTTTTAATTTGTATTGGTATGTTTCTGGGCATTGTTGGCGGCTTAGTGGCCTGCATGTATGGCGGATTTAGCGCGCCCGAAGATTATATCACTGGCGTACAGTTAGATTTCAATCCGTTTCACATTACCTATGCTTTTATAAAAACTTGTGTTTTCGCATTTCTATTAGCAACAATTCCTTCATACCACGGTTATTACATGAAAGGCGGTGCTTTAGAAGTAGGAAAAGCGAGCACAACATCTTTTGTTTGGACCAGTGTTTTCATCATCCTTCTAAACTATTTACTAACCCAAATGTTATTAAGCTAA
- a CDS encoding ABC transporter ATP-binding protein has protein sequence MIEVKDLRKSFGNAEILKGITTTFEKGKTSLIIGQSGAGKTVFLKCLLGIFNYEGGSIAYDGKILAKLSEDEKRNIRAEIGMVFQGSALFDSMTIAENVMFPLRMFTKQSKSEMEDRVDFVLNRVNLENAHNKMPSEASGGMQKRVAIARAIVNKPKYLFCDEPNSGLDPKTAIVIDNLIQEITDEYQITTVINSHDMNSVMEIGEKIVFLKNGLKAWEGSNETIFRTDNEVVTDFVYSSNLFKKVRKMYLEDHE, from the coding sequence ATGATTGAAGTTAAAGACTTACGTAAATCGTTTGGAAACGCAGAGATCTTAAAAGGTATTACCACTACTTTTGAGAAGGGTAAAACCAGCCTCATTATTGGGCAAAGTGGCGCAGGAAAAACCGTTTTCTTAAAATGTTTATTAGGTATTTTTAATTACGAAGGCGGCTCTATTGCCTATGACGGTAAAATTTTAGCCAAATTAAGTGAGGATGAAAAAAGAAACATTCGTGCTGAAATAGGTATGGTGTTTCAAGGTAGTGCCTTATTTGATTCGATGACCATTGCCGAAAACGTGATGTTCCCTTTACGCATGTTTACCAAGCAAAGCAAGAGTGAAATGGAAGATCGTGTAGATTTCGTTTTAAATCGTGTAAATCTTGAAAATGCCCATAATAAAATGCCTAGCGAAGCCTCTGGAGGGATGCAAAAACGGGTTGCCATTGCACGCGCTATTGTAAACAAACCAAAATACCTTTTTTGTGATGAACCTAATTCGGGCTTAGACCCCAAAACAGCTATTGTTATTGATAATCTTATCCAAGAAATAACCGACGAATATCAAATTACTACCGTTATTAATTCACACGACATGAACTCGGTGATGGAAATAGGTGAAAAAATCGTTTTTCTAAAAAATGGATTAAAAGCTTGGGAAGGTTCTAACGAAACTATTTTTAGAACAGATAACGAAGTGGTTACCGATTTTGTTTACTCTTCCAACCTCTTTAAAAAAGTACGTAAGATGTACTTGGAGGATCATGAGTAA